gcaatctcggctcactgcaacctccacctcctagttcaagcgattctcctgcctcagtctcctgagtagctgggactacaggtgcatgccaccatgccctgctaatttttgtattttttttagtagagacggggttttaccatattggtgaggttggtctcgaactgctgaccttgtgatccacctgcctctgcctcccaaagtgatgagattaaaagcatgagccactatgcccggcctgtTGATAGACTTTCTAAGGAGGATAACACCTCTCATAGGAATCCTGTAAAAGTTGTCAGATCTAGTCTATTATCCTGATTAACAAACATTTAGTGGGTGCTTATGAAGCACTGGGGAAGTTTTTACACTCCATTCACATGGGTAgatgaaaaagaatagagaatccTGCACGGGAATGGAGAGAAAGTTTTTtgaattgtggttttgttttctctatgtccttcctttctcctcattGTCAGTGAGCAAGAAAGACTTGGCTACTGTACCATGCTCCGAGATGCCTGTTTGAAAGAGAGATGCTTACCTTACAGGAGTCCTTCTGGCCTTTGGCATCTCCTGCACAGACCATGTCTTGGGTGATATAAGGGTCGTGGTCATAATAACTTTGGCTGTTGCAAAGTTTTCGACTTAAGACAGTAACAGTGACTTCTTTCAGGGTATCAGAAGGGCGTAATAAATCTGGGTCGGTGGCTCCCCAGCCAGTAACCTGGCATTTGGTTCCAGATCTAAGAGAGGTTTTGGAGCTTGGGTGTAGCAGCTGGACATGCTTGTTGAGTTTTGCGGCTGTTTGAAGCTGACAGATTGAAAAAAGACAGAATTATCATTCTTTCCCAGTAGTATTCTGGTGCTAGCCTGTGCGTTGTATGTGTGGTCCCTCTGTCTTAGGCGGGCGTCCCTGTCCTGGAATCTACTTTGATGGTGGCCTGCAGCTGCATTTGTGGTTGTTGCTTTTCTGACCGTGCTCTTTACTCCCTGAGGAGCTCACTGAGGCTTGGGGAGGAAACTTACAGAGAGCAGGAATTTTGTCCAGTCTCGAGCAAACTGGCCTTTGCCCTGCATTGGATAGTTTTGTGTGGAATAACATCCATAGGTCATGACTTTGAGGGCTGGGCTGCTTCCTGCTGGATAGGACCCTTGAGTATGGTCTAGACTAAGTTTGGACTAGACTAAATGTGGTCTAGACTAAGTTGTAACTCACTGCTCAACCCCTGAAGTCAGCTGGTTGGCTCTGTTGTATAAACAACTATAGTATTTTTTACTTGCTAATGAGAAAAGCATTTGGGAGAAAAGCTTTCAGTGTGGATCCTTGGGCCTGTGAAGATGTTCCCCTCCTATATATGTGAGCATCAGAGTGGCTTTTTCTTGTATAAACACAGCCCTGGTGCATTTGTGATAAAATTCTTGTTTCTTTCAAGACAGTATGAGGAATAACATGGGCCCTTATAAAATATATCAGAATCACCTCAAACACGGGGAGGGTCCTAACAAAATGCTTTTGTGTGGGTGACTTAACTAATTGAGCCATCCTGTATAAAAATGTTGACAAAATTGAAGAAAGGCAACGCTACTACCTACCTTAACCAGCATGATATCATTTGATGGAAGATTTGATGTAAATCTTGAGAATGGTAtgaattttttaatcttaaatgtTTGTTTGGAGGCTTCATTCTTTGAGAGAGAGTGTGCACCTAAAACCACAGTGGGAGACTGGCCTTTGGCAAACCTAAAAAAGCAAAGAGCATGAAAGCAGCAGAATGATTTCCAAATCCCCCAGTGGGGAGTAGAGATGGTGGAGAGGGTTATATACATAGAGAAACAAGGGCTATCTCCAAGGTAACCTGCTTACGATTAGGTAGAGTGACGAAGGTCTCAGTGGACCCCAGCATGACTTGATATTAAGGGCCAAATGACTTGTCCTTAATCCCACCCCAAACCAATTCCCTGGCATTGCAAAAGAGTATCAGAACTTGTATCCAACTGGGGGAAGAAAAAGGAGTAAAATCCTACTTGACTTAGATCAAGTGTAAAACAAAATTGTGttcatttatgttaaaataaaggaaattacatTTCTTGAGTTTGTAGTTTGAGATTTACACCAattacaattaatatttttttattgtgctaaaacctatgtaacaaaatttaccattttaaccattcttAAATGTACCATTTAGTGGTGTGAAGGACATGTATATTGTTGTTTGTCCACCACTATCATCTCCAGAACCCCAGAACTTTTTTATCTTCCCAACATTAAGTGTTTCAATAATTaaggtagccaggtgtggtggctcacacctgtaatcccagcaacttgggagactgaggtgggaggatcatttgaggccaggaatttgagaccagcctgggtaacacagtgagacccccagctctaaaaaaaaaaaaaaaaaaaaattaacgagGTACCGTGGTGAatgcctatagtctcaactatttgagaggctgaagcaggaggattgcttgagcccaggagctggaggctaaAGTGATTGTGCAGTGGTGATTGTGCTAGTGTGATTGTGCAGTGGTGATATAACAATACCCATCTCtaaaaccataaataaaaataaataaatttaagaccCCCACCCTGCACTTGCTCATCCACATGTATCCTGTCCCTCAATTAGAATGAAGATTtggacaagaaaggaaaactttccTCAAACTGAGGAAACAGTGCTAATTTGAAATGAAGACACTTTAAGGTTAGTAGCCATTCCAATGGGGAGATTTTGAGGGTACAAACTGGTGAGTCAGGTGAAGAAACAGGtttgttttttagctttttttttttttgagatggagtctcgctctgttgcccaggctggagtgcagtggtgtgaattcagctcactgcaacttctgtctcccgggttcaagtgattatcctgcttcagcctcctgagtagctgggactacaggcgtgtgccaccacacctggctaatttttgtatttttggtagagatggggttctgccatgttggccggactggtctcgaactcctgacctcaggtaatccaccagcctcagcctcccaaagtgctgggattacaggtgtgagccaccatgcctggccaggtttgttttttaaatctctggTCATACACAGTTCTAGTACCATTGTTTCAATAGTGCCACAATTGATCTGATTTACTCTTTGTTGGATAAAATTACATTTACAGCAgtgataaagtagaaaaaaattttttggagatttTGACAGTACCGTAGAGCCATTTGTATACTACAGATACATTCCATTGCAGTGTCTGTCTTTATGAAAGCCACCTCAGATcttttaattgtgtttatttgtctATGTGTAACTATTTCTTTGCTACTTGAAAAAGCTACCAAAGCAGATTGCAGTAAAAACACACATACTCATGCATGTAGATTAATAAAGATCAATAAAAGTTATAAAGAGCCcagaaacatacagaaaaaggaagacatgATTGTTTCAGATTTGGACAATGAGCAAATGCCTGCGGTGGGGTGGGTTTGCTTATGGCAGAGCTGTGACTGCCTGCAATGACCACTTTTTGGTGATTTGCTTTCCATCAAAAgagtttattttgatttattttgggAATTCCAGCTCTATTTGTCGAAAAGTTTGCCTATTGCAAAATCAGGATGGGGTTGAAATTTCTCATAGGATGTGGATCGGATTTCCTAGGATTGATTTGGATTCAAATTCAACATACCCACTAAACCCAAAACTTTGTAGGAGAAGAATGATATAAAGTCTCCAGGATGAATGTCCTAACAGTAAGGTGGGCACGTGCATAGACAACTCATACAAAGAAGGCTGCCAGGTACAAATACAAGGTGTGGAGGGTGGATTTTCACTAAGGGAGGGATGCTGGAAAAATGTCTGGGTTTCTTTCAGCTTTTACTAATTTCCTTGGCTAGTTATTGCCTTTGAaatgttttggttatttttgtctCCACTGGGACATGTTAAAACCTAAAACAACCCAAGCAGACCACTGGACTTTTAATTTCTAGATACTCTTCAACTGTAATCTGTGCTACTGAGGTCAAATTTTCTGCCCACAGGATACCTGGAATTACTTGAGTTCTGGGATCCCACCTCCTTAGCTAAACTGAAGTCTGAATTCACACAGAGGAGAAGTAATAATACCCTGTCTTTCAACTGCACAACACAATGTTTCCCCAAGTGAGGTCTTCAGACTTGCTTCAGAATCATCTGGAGGTGTTGGTGTAAAATGTGGTTTCCTGAGTCCCACCCTGAACTTAACTGAAAAAGAACCACATACAGAGCAGAACTACAGTGCGGCTTATAGTAGGTCTGCTGAAGACATCTGTAAACGTTGCTTCGATTGAGCCTAATGACAACTTTTCTCAGGCTGTATATTCCTTACCAGTAAAAGGTTGTTCTTTAACTGGTCCAAGGTGACACACCTCAAAATAGGGGAGGCAGGACCCAAATTTAGCTTTTGGTGATTCCCAGTCCAGTGTTCCTTCCTCAATCCCTCTTTGAGTCCCATGCCAACCCCCTTCAAGCCTCTTCTTTTCTCTGCCAGCCTGCCTGGATGCTCAGCAGTGCTTCTGCTTAGACCCACCCCTTGAGATCTGGCAGCAAAGGCAGGGTCCCTATGTTTTGGAGATTTCTCTTGCctaagaaagagggagaagaacTTGGCTGTCAGACAGGGAGGGTTTCCCAGTCTTATCTCATCAACATCAGATTAGTTTGTCAATTATTACCATGGAAGGCACAGATAATCATATAATAATACTCGATAACATCTATTAAGTTCTTTATGTTtatgctaagcattttatatagCTTCCctcatttaaacctcacagcAGCATGGTGAGATAAGTATTATGacaatccccattttatagacgaaGAAATTGAGGTTCAGGTATATGAATAAACTTGAGGAAGTTTGCCTCCAGGAGGCAAATTTGGGCAGGATTAAAGCTCAGTTGGCTTGAATCTAGAGCCTGACATTGAACCATTTTTCTCCAGGAGCCTTGAGTCTTTGAGATGGAGTGAGGCCATGTGGAAGAGCTGTGGAAGGTTCCATCTAACAACTTGCTAGGCAGGTTAGGGCTGGGGGAAGTGCTCTGTGAGGCAGGCACTGGGGGAGACTCAGGAGGATAGGGAAGAACAGCTGGTGACAATTTTGCCTCTGGTGagtaaaaaatgctaaaaataagttTGTACAAGACATTTTTACcagtttccttttatatttaaatggtAACTAATAAAGGGGCCGGGATACTGAGGGACGAACTGTGTGGATGGCTGGTGAGGAGGAGCACTCCCAAGTTTGGCCCACTTCGCAGTTTTGCTGAGAGAGAGGCTTGGGGACAAACTATTCCCACAGGATACTGGGGAGTACATTTGTGGGAAGCCACCATTGAGCTATTTCgcaaatattttgaatttcataaatCTTAATATTTTTCCAACCACTGATCTGCCTACTTTTTACACCCAAATGTCCTGTAGAGGAAATTTGATATACATATTTTGGAGTTCTTTTTTTATACtccagccattaaaaatgatatttagcaatagtttgttttaaggaaaaaaaacctcCAAGACCTCTCTCTTAGTCTTTTTTATAATCTCTTTCCCCAATTTGAGAATCCACTTCTGAGTTAAATCCActtgacaaaatttaaaattcaacttAGTAATGTTATTTAACTTCCTATAACACTTTATGACTAGCGAAGTACTTCTTCATACGTCATGTTTCAGGCttagcaaaacaacaacaaaacaaaacaaacaaaaaaaaaccaaagagataaagaaagatcCTTCaatgtatttccttct
This Callithrix jacchus isolate 240 chromosome 2, calJac240_pri, whole genome shotgun sequence DNA region includes the following protein-coding sequences:
- the GZMK gene encoding granzyme K, which encodes MFSSFSLFFLIVGAYMTSECFNMEIIGGKEVSPHSRPFMASIQYGGHHICGGVLIDPQWVLTAAHCHYRFAKGQSPTVVLGAHSLSKNEASKQTFKIKKFIPFSRFTSNLPSNDIMLVKLQTAAKLNKHVQLLHPSSKTSLRSGTKCQVTGWGATDPDLLRPSDTLKEVTVTVLSRKLCNSQSYYDHDPYITQDMVCAGDAKGQKDSCKGDSGGPLICKGVFHAIVSGGDQCGVAKKPGIYTLLTKKYQNWIKSNLAPSHAN